The Brachionichthys hirsutus isolate HB-005 chromosome 1, CSIRO-AGI_Bhir_v1, whole genome shotgun sequence genome has a window encoding:
- the cstf3 gene encoding cleavage stimulation factor subunit 3, with amino-acid sequence MNTDGTADQAAAEYVPEKVKKAEKKLEENPYDLDAWSILIREAQNQPIDKARKTYERLVTQFPSSGRFWKLFIEAEVKAKNYDKVEKLFQRCLMKVLHIDLWKCYLSYVRETKGKLPSYKEKMAQAYDFALDKIGMEIMSYQIWVDYINFLKGVEAVGSYAENQRITAVRRVYQRGCVNPMINIEQLWRDYSKYEEGINVHLAKKMIEDRSRDYMNARRVAKEYETVMKGLDRNAPSVPPQNLPQEAQQVEMWKKYIQWEKSNPLRTEDQTLITKRVMFAYEQCLLVLGHHPDIWYEAAQYLEQSSKLLAEKGDMNNSKLFSDEAANIYERAIGTLLKKNMLLYFSFADYEESRMKYEKVHGIYNKLLAIEDIDPTLVYIQYMKFARRAEGIKSGRTIFKKAREDLRTRHHVYVTAALMEYYCSKDKSVAFKIFELGLKKYGDIPEYILAYIDYLSHLNEDNNTRVLFERVLTSGSLSPDKSGEVWARFLAFESNIGDLASILKVERRRFSAFKDEYEGKETALLVDRYKFMDLYPCSGSELKALGYKDVSRVKLASLLPETVVVPCAPSLKDDADRKPEYPKPDISQMIPFQPRHLAPPGLHPVPGGVFPAPPAAVVLMKLLPPPTCFTGPFVQVDELMETFRRCTLPDTVDAAVELITGRQPDAAGEGNGSMENHAVSKSLKRPNADSDEEDDKGAMAPPIHDIYRARQQKRIR; translated from the exons ATGAACACCGACGGAACAGCCGACCAG GCTGCGGCAGAGTACGTTCCAGAGAAGGTGAAGAAGGCAGAGAAGAAGTTGGAAGAGAACCCATATGACCTTGACGCATGGAGCATTCTGATTCGAGAAGCACAG AACCAACCAATAGATAAAGCGAGGAAGACATACGAGCGACTTGTCACACAGTTCCCAAGTTCCGGCAGATTTTGGAAACTATTCATTGAAGCTGAG GTCAAGGCTAAAAACTATGACAAAGTAGAGAAG TTGTTTCAGAGATGCTTAATGAAAGTGTTGCACATCGACTTGTGGAAGTGTTACCTCTCGTATGTCCGAGAGACCAAAGGAAAGCTGCCAAGCTACAA AGAGAAGATGGCCCAGGCGTATGACTTTGCTCTGGATAAAATAGGCATGGAAATAATGTCTTATCAG ATCTGGGTGGACTACATCAACTTCCTCAAAGGAGT GGAGGCTGTGGGTTCGTACGCGGAGAACCAGCGCATCACTGCGGTCCGGCGGGTCTACCAGAGAGGCTGCGTGAACCCCATGATCAACATCGAGCAGCTCTGGAGGGATTACAGCAAATACGAGGAG GGAATCAACGTGCACTTGGCCAAAAAGATGATCGAGGACCGGAGTCGAGACTACATGAACGCCAGAAGAGTGGCGAAG GAATACGAGACGGTGATGAAGGGCCTTGACAGGAACGCGCCCTCGGTGCCGCCGCAGAACTTGCCTCAAGAAGCCCAGCAGGTGGAAATGTGGAAGAAATACATCCAGTGGGAAAAGAGCAACCCGCTGCGCACAGAAGACCAAACCCTCATCACAAAGAGAG TGATGTTTGCCTACGAGCAGTGCCTGCTGGTGCTGGGCCACCATCCTGACATATGGTACGAGGCGGCGCAGTACCTGGAGCAGTCCAGCAAACTGCTGGCGGAGAAAGGG GACATGAACAATTCTAAGCTGTTTAGCGACGAGGCCGCTAACATCTACGAACGCGCCATCGGGACTCTGCTGAAGAAGAACATGCTTCTGTACTTTTCCTTTGCCGATTATGAAGAG AGCCGCATGAAGTACGAGAAAGTCCACGGCATCTATAATAAGCTTCTGGCCATCGAGGACATCGACCCCACGCTGGTCTACATTCAGTACATGAAGTTCGCCAGGAGGGCGGAGGGGATCAAATCCGGGCGGACCATCTTCAAAAAGGCCCGAGAAGATCTACGCACGCGTCACCACGTCTACGTGACGGCGGCGCTGATGGAGTACTACTGCAGCAAG GACAAATCGGTGGCCTTTAAGATTTTTGAGCTCGGTTTGAAGAAGTACGGGGACATCCCAGAGTACATCCTGGCGTACATCGATTACCTCTCGCACCTTAACG AGGACAACAACACCAGGGTTCTGTTTGAACGCGTCCTCACCTCGGGAAGTCTATCGCCAGACAAGTCAGG CGAGGTCTGGGCTCGATTCCTGGCTTTTGAGAGTAACATCGGAGACCTGGCCAGTATCCTGAAGGTGGAGCGCAGGAGGTTCTCTGCCTTCAAGGACGAGTACGAGGGCAAAGAAACGGCCCTGCTCGTCGACAGATACAAGTTCATGGACCTGTATCCCTGCTCCGGCAGCGAACTCAAGGCGCTCGGGTACAAG GATGTTTCTCGAGTGAAGCTGGCGTCGCTGCTCCCAGAGACGGTGGTGGTGCCGTGCGCCCCCTCACTAAAAGACGACGCTGACCGTAAACCCGAATACCCCAAGCCGGACATCAGTCAGATGATCCCCTTCCAGCCGCGTCACCTCGCCC CTCCAGGCTTACACCCAGTCCCTGGTGGAGTTTTCCCAGCCCCCCCAGCTGCTGTTGTCCTGATGAAGCTGCTCCCTCCGCCTACTTGCTTCACT GGTCCCTTTGTTCAAGTGGACGAGCTCATGGAAACGTTCAGGAGATGCACGCTTCCTGACA CTGTTGACGCTGCTGTAGAATTGATCACTGGTAGACAGCCAGACGCAGCGGGGGAAGGCAATGGTTCCATGGAGAACCACGCCGTTAGCAAATCACTAAAGAGGCCTAACGCCGACTCGGACGAGGAGGACGACAAAGGAGCCATGGCTCCGCCCATACATGACATATACCGCGCACGCCAACAGAAGAGGATTCGATAA